The DNA sequence AAGTTCCACGCGATCTCGCCGGTCTCCTGGTCGAGGGCATAGATGTACCCGACGGCGCCGCCCCGGTAGAAGACGTCGCCGCGGCCGGGCACCGTCGAGGTGTAGACGAGGTTGTCGTAGACCGTGGGCTGGATGTCGATGCCCTCGCCGATGATCACTCCCTCCAGGGGCGTGGTGTTGATGAGCTGCATCGACCAGAGTTCTTCACCGCTCGATGCGTCCAGCGCCGCGACGGAGAACGGGTCGCTCGTCACGAAGACCTTGCCCCACCCGACCGCCGGCCCGTTCGGCCCGGTCACGGTGGTGTTGTTGTAGATCTTCTCCCACTTCACCGAACCGTCGGCGAGGTTCAGGGCGTAGGTGTCGGCGTAGAGGTCCTGGAAGTAAACGGTGTCCCCCATGATGATGGGGTTGCTGCTCGCGCCGCCGAAGATGCCGGTGGCGTTGATCTCGAACGTCCAGGCGATCGCCAGATCGTTTACATTGTCCTTATTAATCGATACGTCGGTCGTTGCGCGTGTATTCTCGTAGTCTCTGTTCGGAAGCGGCCAGTCGGCCGTATACTGCATGATCTCCGGCGGGACTCCCTCCGCCGCCTGAAGGTCAGTTGTTTCGTTGCTCATGTCGCTCGCGTTCTCTTCCTGGGCGACCGCCCCGGAAAAGAGCATTAGGCACCCTAGAAGGGTGATGATCAGGAGCCTTGACAATCTCTGCATACGGGGCAGGAATGAGAAAGCCACGTTATATACCTTTCGCAAAGGAGCCCATTCCTCCCCAAAAAAACCCGGTTTCTGAAACAACTTCCGACACGGGCCCGGCTCAGTCGGGGGACAGGGTTAAGTGAGGGGGCGCCGTATCCCCGCCCATGATTCGCACGAAACGGATCTACGCGGAGCCCTCGGAGGACGACGGGGCCCGGGTCCTCGTCGACCGGCTCTGGCCGCGAGGTGTCTCGAAGGAAGAGGCGAGACTCGACCGGTGGGAGAAGGACCTTGCGCCGGGCAATGAACTGCGCCGGTGGTTCGGGCACGACCCGGCGAAGTGGGAGGAGTTTCTCCGGCGCTACCGGGCCGAACTCGAGGGTAAGGAGGAGGCGCTCGACCGGCTCCGGCAGGAGGCGAACGATGCGACCGTCACGCTCCTCTACGCCGCGAAGGACGAGGAACAGAACAACGCCGTGGCGCTGAAGCGGTATATCGAAGAGAGGTAGGCCCCGGTGCCGACACCTACTTATGGTTGTGGGAGAGGTCACTCCCCATGTCCATGGAGAACGACAGGATATCCTACCACGATTCGGTAAGGACCGTCTACGAGCGGCTCAAAGCGGACGGCATGTCCAATGTCTGGGACCGCTACGAGGCCCAGGGGCTCGGGACCGACCCCGACCGGCGGTGCGCCTTCTGCCAGGCAGGCGCACGGTGCGACTTCTGCTCGAACGGCCCCTGCCGGGCCGACGCCAGCCGGAACCACCGGGGAGTCTGCGGGATCAACGCCGACGGCATGGCGATGCGGATGATGCTTCTGCGAAACGTCATGGGAGCGTCGAACTACCACTTCCACGCCCAGCAGGCTGTCCGGACCCTCCGGGCAACCGCGGAAGGCAAAACCCCCTTCTCCATCGCGGAGCCGGAGAAACTCCGGACGTTTGCAGGACGGCTCGGGATCGATACCGGCGGGAGCGACGCGGAGGTCGCCCTCCGGCTCTGCGACTTCGTGGAAGAGGACTTCCACCGGTTCACCCATGAGCCGAGCCGGATCGTGGAGCGGCTCGCCCCCCCGGAGCGAAAAGAGGTCTGGAAACGGCTCAAACTCTTCCCGGGCGGGATCTACGGGGAGACGATCGTCGATACCGCCTCCACCCTCACGAACGTCGACGGGTGGTTCGCGAGCCACGCCATGCGGGCGATGCGCCTCGGCGTCGCGATGGCCTACCAGAGCCAGATCGTGCTTGAGTACATCCAGGACATCCTCTACGGCATTCCCCGGCCGCACCCCATGCGGGTCGACCTCGGGGTGCTCGACCCCGACTACGTCAACGTCCTCCCGAACGGCCACGAACCCTTCCTCGGGTTCGCCCTCATCGACCTCGCCCGCACCGACGAGTGGCAGGAGAAGGCAAAGGAGGCGGGGGCAAAGGGCCTCAGGATCATCGCCAACATCGAGACCGGACAGGAACTGATCCAGAGGAGAGAGATGGACGACGTCTTCTACGGCTACACGGGCAACTGGATCATGCAGGAGGCGGTCCTCGCCACCGGGGCGGTGGACGTCTTTGCCGCCGATATGAACTGCTCGCTCCCGCTCGACCCGCTCTACGCCGAGAAGTACCGCTTCAAACTGATCCCGGTCAGCGAGGTCGTGGTCTTCGAGGGCGGGACGGAGAGGCTCGACTACGTCCCGGAGGAGGCAAAGGAGCAGGCGGCGGCCCTCCTCGAGATGGGGATCGAGAACTTCAAGGAGCGGCATACCACGATCGACGCGATCCGCGGCCTTCCCGTGCGGGAAGCGGTCGTCGGGTTCGCCCCCGAGAGCATCGTCGCAGCGCTCGGGGGGAGTCTCGACCCGCTGCTTTCCGCCGTCAAGGACGGGACCATCCGGGGTATCGTCGGGCTCGTCTCCTGCACCACCCTCCGGGACTACGGGCAGGACGTCCACACCGTCGCGGTCGCGGAGAACCTGATCGCCCGTGACATCCTGGTCCTCGGGATGGGGTGCGGGGTTGCGGGCCTCCAGGTCGCCGGGCTCTGCTCCCCGGAGGCGAAGGAGAAGGCCGGGCCGGGGCTGAAGGGGCTCTGCACGGCGCTCGGGGTGCCGCCGGTGCTCGGATTCGGGACCTGCACCGATACCGGCAGGTGCGCCGACCTCCTCCTCTCGGTCTCCGACGCTCTCGGCGGCGTCCCCCTCCCGGACCTTCCGGTCGCCGTCGCCGCCCCGGAGTACATGGAGCAGAAGGCGACGGTCGACGCACTCTTCGCGCTCGCGCTCGGGCTCTACACCTACGTCAACCCGGTCCCGACCGTGACCGGCGGGCCGGACCTCGTCAAACTCCTCACCGAGGACCTTCCCGGCATCACCGGCGGGGTGCTCCACGTCGAGACGGACGCCACCGCGGCGGCGGAGGGGATACTTGCGCACATCGAGGCGAAGCGGACGAAGCTGGGGATATAGGCAACGTATGCCCTCTTTTTTGCTGCACGCAATCACCTGAACCCACGCCGGGCGGTGCGAGCGGCTGCCGGACCGGCCGTGCATGAGAAGAGCGGCGCGCAACAGAAAGCGTTTAAGGCATGACGGCCGACAGTAACCTGAATGGGCTCCGGAAGCCGGACAGGAGCGGATTTTC is a window from the Methanoculleus oceani genome containing:
- a CDS encoding DUF488 domain-containing protein — protein: MIRTKRIYAEPSEDDGARVLVDRLWPRGVSKEEARLDRWEKDLAPGNELRRWFGHDPAKWEEFLRRYRAELEGKEEALDRLRQEANDATVTLLYAAKDEEQNNAVALKRYIEER
- the cooS gene encoding anaerobic carbon-monoxide dehydrogenase catalytic subunit; this encodes MSMENDRISYHDSVRTVYERLKADGMSNVWDRYEAQGLGTDPDRRCAFCQAGARCDFCSNGPCRADASRNHRGVCGINADGMAMRMMLLRNVMGASNYHFHAQQAVRTLRATAEGKTPFSIAEPEKLRTFAGRLGIDTGGSDAEVALRLCDFVEEDFHRFTHEPSRIVERLAPPERKEVWKRLKLFPGGIYGETIVDTASTLTNVDGWFASHAMRAMRLGVAMAYQSQIVLEYIQDILYGIPRPHPMRVDLGVLDPDYVNVLPNGHEPFLGFALIDLARTDEWQEKAKEAGAKGLRIIANIETGQELIQRREMDDVFYGYTGNWIMQEAVLATGAVDVFAADMNCSLPLDPLYAEKYRFKLIPVSEVVVFEGGTERLDYVPEEAKEQAAALLEMGIENFKERHTTIDAIRGLPVREAVVGFAPESIVAALGGSLDPLLSAVKDGTIRGIVGLVSCTTLRDYGQDVHTVAVAENLIARDILVLGMGCGVAGLQVAGLCSPEAKEKAGPGLKGLCTALGVPPVLGFGTCTDTGRCADLLLSVSDALGGVPLPDLPVAVAAPEYMEQKATVDALFALALGLYTYVNPVPTVTGGPDLVKLLTEDLPGITGGVLHVETDATAAAEGILAHIEAKRTKLGI